The Candidatus Nitrosoglobus terrae genome segment CCGATTGCTGCCGTATAGCTTTACGATCTCCAGCAAAATATTCTTGAGCAGCCCACTCCTTTCCAGATCTCAGCGCCCAAGCGAACCAAATTGTCCCTACTGGTTTTGCTAAAGATCCACCTCCTGGCCCAGCAATACCACTAACTGCAACACTAATTCCTGCATGGCTACATGCTATAGCACCTTTTGCCATTTCCTTGACCGTTTCCTCACTTACCGCTCCAAAACAAGCTAGTGTTTCAGCTCTCACTTTTAGCACCTCCTGCTTAGCTTCATTACTATAAGTAACAAAGCCACGCTCAAACCAATATGAACTACCAGCAATATCCGTAATAGCCTCTGCTACCCAACCACCAGTACAAGATTCAGCTGTGACCACCATTAATCCAGATGCTCTTAAAGCCTCACCTAATTGCTGCGCTAGTATTTCTAATCTCATTACCGTAAATCTACCGTCTTCGGATTTAAGCTGCGATCTTTTCTCTAAATTTTCATACTACTTCAGGAATTCTTGCCATAAACTGACGTAGTTATGAAAATATAATTTTACCCTATTAGGATAGGCACTCTCTTGTATCTATCCAAAAAATTAAAAGGATTTTAAGCTTCAAATATCTATTAACCAGTCGCGATCCAAAAAGCCATAATGCCTGCTAATAACCCCCTAACACTGCATACGCCTATGATGCAGCAATATTTACGAATTAAAAACGAGCATTCTAATACCTTATTATTTTATCGTATGGGAGATTTTTATGAGTTGTTTTATGAAGATGCGCAACGTGCTTCTAAATTACTAGATATTACCCTAACAACCCGGGGGCAATCAGCAGGAAAACCTATTCCTATGGCAGGAATTCCTTATCACGCGCTAGATTCTTATCTAGCAAAGCTGATACGACAAGGAGAATCCGTAGCTATCTGCGAACAAATAGGTGATCCAGCTATAAGTAAAGGCCCCGTTGAACGCCAAGTAGTCCGAATCATTACTCCTGGAACAGTTACCGATGAAGCATTGATGGAAGCCCGGCGGGATAGTTTGCTTGCTGCCATTCATAGACAAGGGGGAATTATTGGATTTGCCGTATTAGATCTCAGTAGTGGGCGCTTTAGCATTTTAGAAGTAGATAATGAAACAGCCGCTGCTAGTGAGCTCGCCCGAATCCAGCCGGCAGAGCTTTTAGTCAGCGAAGAATTGGCATTTACCTTAATCGATCCTCAGCAACAAAGAAGCGCAATACGTACTTTACCTCCTTGGTATTTCAATACACAAACCTCCAAATCTCAGCTTTGTCAACAGTTTGGGACCCAAGATTTAAAAGGATTCGGTTGTGACGTACTAGACGTTGCTATTGCAGCTGCCGGATGTCTATTACAATATGTACGCGATACTCAACGTACTAGCACTCCCCATATCCAAACAATTCAAGTAGAACGACAAGACACTAGTATTATCCTTGATCCTACTACACGATCTAACCTAGAACTAGAAAAGAGCTTAAATGGTACCACAGATCATACCTTAATTTCAGTACTCGATCGTACTATAACTGCGATGGGAAGCCGCTTATTGCGACGCTGGCTACATCGACCTCTACGAGATCACGTTCTACTCAGGCAGCGCCAGCGAGCTATTACTACGCTTTTAGCGACCAATCTAGCTAATCCTCTTAAAAGTTTTTTCCAAGGTATTGGCGATATGGAACGGATTCTCTCTCGTATCGCATTACGTTCAGCCCGTCCACGGGATCTAGTTCAATTACGCCAAACCTTAAGCCTGTTACCGGAAATTCAAGCTTGCTTATTATCTTTAGATAGCCCGCTTCTCCAATTATTACATCGGCACCTAGGCCCATTTCCAGAAGTTTACCAACTGCTGCAGCAAGCTATCCGTGATCGTCCCGCTCAATTGATCCGAGATGGGGGAGTTATTGCCTCAGGTTTTGACTCTGCATTAGATGAATTACGGCAATTAAGTGAAAATACTGGGCTCTTTTTAGTAGAATTAGAACAACAAGAGCGCAAGCGTACTGGAATTTCCACTCTTAAAGTAAATTACAATAAAGTTCATGGTTATTATATTGAAATAACCCATGCTCAAGCTAATAAAGCCCCTAGCCATTATACTCGCCGCCAAACGCTAAAAGGGACTGAACGCTATATTACACCTGAGCTAAAAAGATTTGAAGATCAGCTATTAAGCGCTCGATCTCGAGCACTTATTCGGGAAAAAATACTCTATGAAAAACTACTTGATCAATTAGCAGATCCACTGCCCCTATTGCAGCGCTGCGCTAATGCTTTAGCGGAACTAGATGTCCTTAACAATTTAGCAGAGCGAGCTGAAACGCTAGCTTATGTAAAGCCTACATTAACCGATCAGCCAGGAATTTTTATTCAACAAGGCCGTCATCCAGTGGTTGAACAAACTCAAGATTCCCCTTTCATACCTAATGATCTCAGTCTTCATCAAGATCGGAGAGTCTTAATTATCACCGGCCCTAATATGGGAGGAAAATCTACCTATATGCGCCAAACGGCCTTAATTGTTCTATTAGCTCATATCGGAGGCTTTGTTCCAGCACAGCAGGCAATTATCGGCCCTATCGATCAGATCTTTACTCGTATTGGTGCCGCAGATGATCTTGCTGGAGGACGATCCACCTTTATGGTAGAAATGAGTGAAACTGCTAATATTCTCCACAACGCAACTCAAAACAGCTTAGTGTTGATCGATGAAATTGGTCGCGGTACCAGCACTTTCGATGGATTATCCTTAGCCTGGGCCGTCGCCTCTCACTTAGCATGTAAAATATGCGCTTTAACCTTATTCTCTACCCATTACTTTGAATTAACCACACTTCCTGATCATTTTCCTAATGCAGCTAATCTTCATCTCAGTGCAATTGAACATGAAGACCATATCGTTTTTCTCCATACAGTTAAGGATGGTCCGGCTAGCCAAAGCTATGGCCTCCAAGTTGCCGCATTAGCTGGTGTTCCTAAAGAAATCATTGCACAAGCACGACAGCAACTTGCAAAACTAGAGAATCACGCTCAAGAAAAATTAATTTATAATTATAAACTATTAGAAGAAGCAGCTATTGATCACCCTATAGTCCAAGTAATACAACACCTAGAGCCAGATGATCTTAGCCCCCGAGAAGCCTTACAAATACTTTATAAGCTAAAACAATTATTAGTTTCAGCAGTAATAGACTAAAACTATTACACCAATACGGGCACCGAGGTTTTTATCGCTACATCATTACGCAGATAAATAGGCAATGCATCCTCTGCTACTACTGCCTCGCCTCGAGCAAAGGCCGCTACTCCAAGCTGAGCTGTTGCGCTAGCACGAGGGTAATGTTCTGCTTCCCATCCATTATTATTATTAACAGCTCTACCCAAGCGTGCACGCAGTTTATCTCCATAAACTCCCCAACCTGTACCCACTCCTAGCCAATTTCTATCTTTTACTAAGGGTACCATTTGTGGAATACAAACACATTCGACGCCATTCAAGGTAACTAAACCATTTTCTACTCGCTCATAAACACCCCAGTAAACTTCATTCATCCGGGCATCAATAGCAACTAAAGATTTCCTTGCTCCGCTAGCTTGTGCTAAAGATGCTAAAGAGGAAATAGGTATCACAGGAAGATCATGAGCAAAAGCAATTCCTTGTGCCACCCCCGCACCAATCCGTACCCCAGTAAAAGATCCAGGCCCGCGCCCAAATGCTAGAGCATCAATGGTATTTAGAGAAACTCCCCCTTCAGCTAGTATAGCCTCTAGCATATTTAAAATTAGATTGGCATGTCCTTGAGGATTTACCGTAAAACGCTCATAGACTTGACCAGCTATCAAAAGTGCTGCAGAACAAGCTTCCGTTGAGGTATCTAGGGCTAACAGTTTCATATAGGATAAGCTAACTTAGTTTTCTTAAAAATTTAGATCATAGTATTTTAACTATATAATCCGCCATAATGATTCCTGTTATAAACCCTAACCCAACTACACTTCAGCCTGTAGTTACTATTGGTATCATAATTATTTGTGTATTTATTTTCTTATGGGAAATTTCATTAGATCCTAAAGAAATAACACGAGCTATATATTACTTTTCAATTACCCCAGCGCTCTTTCTACACCGAATAAATCTAGCAATCCATAGCCCTATTCCCATTGAGCTTACCCTGATTACTTCAATGTTCTTTCACGCAAACTGGCTACATTTAGCAGGTAATCTTTTATTTTTTTGGATCTTTGGAAAAACTATCGAAGACGCCATGGGTCATATTCGCTTTATCCTCTTTTATTTACTTTGCGGAAGTATCGCTACCATGTCATATATCCTAATCTACCCTACTTCTTATACTCCTGTAATAGGAGCGAGCGGAGCTATCTCTGCAGTATTAGGGGCTTATTTTCGATTATTTCCTAGATCTAAGATTATTGTTTTTTATCTACATGGCATTTATCCAAGCCTCACTCAAGTACCCGCAGGATTAGTACTAATTATCTGGTATGGGCTACAGCTTTTATACCCCATATTTGTAGGTACTGATCAAGAAACCGTTACTTGGGAAATCCATTTAAGTGGATTTGCTGCAGGTATGTTATTAGTACCATTATTTCACCGTACAATAAAATAATCTTATTCTCTATCAACAAGCT includes the following:
- the pncC gene encoding nicotinamide-nucleotide amidase encodes the protein MRLEILAQQLGEALRASGLMVVTAESCTGGWVAEAITDIAGSSYWFERGFVTYSNEAKQEVLKVRAETLACFGAVSEETVKEMAKGAIACSHAGISVAVSGIAGPGGGSLAKPVGTIWFAWALRSGKEWAAQEYFAGDRKAIRQQSVERALQGLLSILNGSLKV
- the mutS gene encoding DNA mismatch repair protein MutS — translated: MPANNPLTLHTPMMQQYLRIKNEHSNTLLFYRMGDFYELFYEDAQRASKLLDITLTTRGQSAGKPIPMAGIPYHALDSYLAKLIRQGESVAICEQIGDPAISKGPVERQVVRIITPGTVTDEALMEARRDSLLAAIHRQGGIIGFAVLDLSSGRFSILEVDNETAAASELARIQPAELLVSEELAFTLIDPQQQRSAIRTLPPWYFNTQTSKSQLCQQFGTQDLKGFGCDVLDVAIAAAGCLLQYVRDTQRTSTPHIQTIQVERQDTSIILDPTTRSNLELEKSLNGTTDHTLISVLDRTITAMGSRLLRRWLHRPLRDHVLLRQRQRAITTLLATNLANPLKSFFQGIGDMERILSRIALRSARPRDLVQLRQTLSLLPEIQACLLSLDSPLLQLLHRHLGPFPEVYQLLQQAIRDRPAQLIRDGGVIASGFDSALDELRQLSENTGLFLVELEQQERKRTGISTLKVNYNKVHGYYIEITHAQANKAPSHYTRRQTLKGTERYITPELKRFEDQLLSARSRALIREKILYEKLLDQLADPLPLLQRCANALAELDVLNNLAERAETLAYVKPTLTDQPGIFIQQGRHPVVEQTQDSPFIPNDLSLHQDRRVLIITGPNMGGKSTYMRQTALIVLLAHIGGFVPAQQAIIGPIDQIFTRIGAADDLAGGRSTFMVEMSETANILHNATQNSLVLIDEIGRGTSTFDGLSLAWAVASHLACKICALTLFSTHYFELTTLPDHFPNAANLHLSAIEHEDHIVFLHTVKDGPASQSYGLQVAALAGVPKEIIAQARQQLAKLENHAQEKLIYNYKLLEEAAIDHPIVQVIQHLEPDDLSPREALQILYKLKQLLVSAVID
- the tsaB gene encoding tRNA (adenosine(37)-N6)-threonylcarbamoyltransferase complex dimerization subunit type 1 TsaB → MKLLALDTSTEACSAALLIAGQVYERFTVNPQGHANLILNMLEAILAEGGVSLNTIDALAFGRGPGSFTGVRIGAGVAQGIAFAHDLPVIPISSLASLAQASGARKSLVAIDARMNEVYWGVYERVENGLVTLNGVECVCIPQMVPLVKDRNWLGVGTGWGVYGDKLRARLGRAVNNNNGWEAEHYPRASATAQLGVAAFARGEAVVAEDALPIYLRNDVAIKTSVPVLV
- a CDS encoding rhomboid family intramembrane serine protease, coding for MIPVINPNPTTLQPVVTIGIIIICVFIFLWEISLDPKEITRAIYYFSITPALFLHRINLAIHSPIPIELTLITSMFFHANWLHLAGNLLFFWIFGKTIEDAMGHIRFILFYLLCGSIATMSYILIYPTSYTPVIGASGAISAVLGAYFRLFPRSKIIVFYLHGIYPSLTQVPAGLVLIIWYGLQLLYPIFVGTDQETVTWEIHLSGFAAGMLLVPLFHRTIK